GCGTATTTTTTCGTTAGTAAATCGAGGGTGTCTTTACTAGGAGCGTCGACCTTTGTTAGTCCTGTTCCAAATCCATGCGATATTTTGAGGTTAGTGCCAATTCGAGCCTCCGGGAAAACCGAAGCTAGGTAGTTCCTGTGTGGTTTTGAGTTTAGCACAGCCCACCAGTGACTTTTCCCTGCACCTCGTATACCTTCGACTATTGTGTTGTCTGGATCAAGGGCCTTGGCGTGGCTTGCAGGAACGTAGGTGAATGCAGGGTCCCGTGTAGTAAACGAAGATGATTCGTCATTTCCAGGAAGTGCTTCGATTAGTGCACTGCGAGTGACCTGTCTGGGGAATGTATCTGTGTTCATTCGTTTTCCTTAGTGGCCAAATGGAATGCCGCTTCAAGGAACTCCCCGAAGCTAGAATCGATATCCGATTTGGTTAAAATTTTTCGAGAAAGGAGTAGTGGGTCGAATTCTTGAAATCTATTATTCCATTTGATGCGTAGCGGTGAATGCGGCGCTGACTCGTCCTTTAGATCAAAGCTAAATGTGTTTTCTTCGTTTTGGCCGGGTGCGATCTCCTCATAGAGATTTTCCGAAAAAAGCTTATAAGAACGATCTAGAAATTGGGCCGCCCGTGTTGCTTGATTCGTTTCAGGGAAAAGTGCATCCACTATCCAAAGTTTCTCCCTTACTTTTTTTGCAATTTTGGGACGCATTCTCCAGTGGGAAAAGAGATGTCCGTAACCCTGCCATGTTTGTGCGGTATCGGTGGCAAAGAGGAATGCATGTGTCGCCAACACGACTATGCTTAGTGCACCTAGATCATGCAGGCCAGCTCTGCTATCGATTAAGATTACATCTGGCTTTTCTTGTTCTTCCAGCGAGTTGATGAGTTTTGCGATGCGCTCCGAAAACCGTAAACTTTTCCCTCCGGATGATACGTCTGCATAAACACGTGACAATTTGTCCAAGTAAAATGACTCGTCCATGCCCATCGATGCCGCTATGCGGATCTGCCCAGTGGTGGTCTCCGCTAGTGGACTTACTGATATCATTCTTGATAAAACCGCGTCGCCTTGGCCATTGGCATCTTCCAATAGCCAATCAATAATTCCAAATTCAGCCATCTTGTCCGGGGGGAGGAGGAGGCCGGAAAGACCCGGTGATTCTAGATCTAGGTCAATCAAAAGCACGTTTTTTCCCTCTTGGGCTAACCGATAGGCAAGCATTGTAAGGGCTGTAGACCTGCCTACGCCACCTTTTAGACTAAAGAAAACTAGGCGAGGGATATTAGTCGTGGTTTCCGGTTCAATTGAGGACCAATCTTGGCCAGTGATTTGCCTGTCCAGGAGCTGTATTTTGAGCGTTTGTCCGTCAACAGGGATAAATACTTCCAGAATGGCTGGATCGTTGAAGATATCGTTACTGTTGAATAGTTCGTCTTTGAATATGACTCCAGAGTCGGCGGCGAGATATGTATCGATAGCACCTAGTTTTGAGATAATCTCTGTGCGTAGATTTTGATGCTCATCGGAATTTGCGTCTATGGCGACTCTAATGCGGCCGTGTATATCTCTAATCACTAATGGTTTTATGCCA
This portion of the Rariglobus hedericola genome encodes:
- a CDS encoding ParA family protein, whose amino-acid sequence is MKPIFFNDAIKGAAKVLNEIEFPAGIKPLVIRDIHGRIRVAIDANSDEHQNLRTEIISKLGAIDTYLAADSGVIFKDELFNSNDIFNDPAILEVFIPVDGQTLKIQLLDRQITGQDWSSIEPETTTNIPRLVFFSLKGGVGRSTALTMLAYRLAQEGKNVLLIDLDLESPGLSGLLLPPDKMAEFGIIDWLLEDANGQGDAVLSRMISVSPLAETTTGQIRIAASMGMDESFYLDKLSRVYADVSSGGKSLRFSERIAKLINSLEEQEKPDVILIDSRAGLHDLGALSIVVLATHAFLFATDTAQTWQGYGHLFSHWRMRPKIAKKVREKLWIVDALFPETNQATRAAQFLDRSYKLFSENLYEEIAPGQNEENTFSFDLKDESAPHSPLRIKWNNRFQEFDPLLLSRKILTKSDIDSSFGEFLEAAFHLATKENE